The genomic region TATaagataaaaaaagaaagaaaagaatttAAAGCCCTTCAATATAATACTTCCTAATTGTATTAAAATAATCtacaaattataattttaaatttaattaaaataaaatcgaCCAAAAGTCATTTACATTTAGATGTGTACTCCTAAATTGGTTAAGTTCTTTCCTGGTAAACAAGAAGTCGTAAAGTCGAATTCAGGAATTGAGaacaattaaatattatataagaaATATTAATACATCGATCCGTTCGTCATGAAGAGAGTTTCGATGCCATCATATTCTTGAATTCCATGAAATCCAACACTCCGTTAGAATCTGCAAATCATATTCTCGCAATGTTGCCCCTGTGCGATCAATCCCAGAGAGGACAGGAAGAGATATATCCATCTTCATTCCGATCAAATCCTTTGAAAGCTTCCATCAaatcctttgactcatcttctaATTCCGCGTCTTCGTTACTGAAGATTGACTGATATAAATGCACAAATTCTTCAAATCCTACGCAGTTAAATTTGTCTTCATCATTGCTCAGAGAACTGAACATACATGTGATATCTTGTTCTGAAATTGGTATTCCAAGTCTGTTTACGAAACAACTGATTTCACCCACACTCACAACTCCATCCGCATTGCCATCTATAATTTCATAAATTCTTCTGACCTCATCAAGGTTCGCCATTGATTTATAAAGGGCAAAAGACAGAAACCTAAGAAAGCAAAGAAATAATTGTGTTTGGAATAATGTCCCTTGCTATATGACTGTATTTATAGCATGATAGGAAGATCCTTGTTTGGATTTAGGAGGAAAGGGGTGAACAGTGAAGAAGAAGTTGTCTGTTCGCacataaattataaaaatatacgACAACCGACTGATTCCGTCAACCTTCGCAATTTTGGACTATCCATCGCAAAAATCGGTTTGACCCGATATTTGTTGAAAGGCGGTTCCTGATTCCACTAACCAGCGAAGAATTGGCCGTGTGGCGGGCAAGTCATGAGAAAGTTCTTTTCATGGGTTTGGTCATCGTGGAGCAATCATTTAGGTGAATCAAATGAGAATTATTAGAGCAAATAAACTAAATTTAAGAGTTATATTGATCATTAAAATTTTTGAACTTCTCATgtaaaattatataaattaaatgtaGGTAATAAGAGCTGaaattgatgatattttttttcatGTTAAAAATATATGTTTTCAGATTTTGTAATTTATTATTGATCTATAATTTTATTGAGATAGTATTAGTGT from Cryptomeria japonica chromosome 3, Sugi_1.0, whole genome shotgun sequence harbors:
- the LOC131873962 gene encoding calmodulin-like protein 7: MANLDEVRRIYEIIDGNADGVVSVGEISCFVNRLGIPISEQDITCMFSSLSNDEDKFNCVGFEEFVHLYQSIFSNEDAELEDESKDLMEAFKGFDRNEDGYISSCPLWD